In Choloepus didactylus isolate mChoDid1 chromosome X, mChoDid1.pri, whole genome shotgun sequence, a genomic segment contains:
- the NSDHL gene encoding sterol-4-alpha-carboxylate 3-dehydrogenase, decarboxylating has product MDQEVGEQMGDQVKQIDVAGDVPKAKKCTVIGGSGFLGQYMVEELLARGYAVNVFDIRQGFDNPQVQFFLGDLCSQQDLSPALKGVSTVFHCASPPPFSDNKELFYRVNYIGTKNVIETCKEAGVQKLILTSSASVIFEGVDIRNGTEDLPYATTPIDYYTETKILQEKAVLSANDPESNFLTVAIRPHGIFGPRDPQLVPILIEAARNGKMKFVIGNGENLVDFTFVENVVHGHILAAEHLAQDAALCGKAFHITNDEPIPFWTFLSRILTGLNYEAPKYHIPYWVAYYLALLLSLLVTLLSPILQLRPTFTPMRVALAGTFHYYSCERAKKAMGYQPLVTLDEAMERTVQSFRHLCRVE; this is encoded by the exons ATGGACCAAGAAGTTGGTGAGCAAATGGGAGACCAGGTGAAACAGATAGATGTGGCAGGAGACGTTCCAAAA GCCAAGAAATGCACGGTGATCGGAGGCTCTGGATTTCTAGGGCAGTACATGGTGGAAGAGTTGCTGGCGAGAGGCTACGCCGTCAATGTATTTGATATCCGGCAAGGGTTCGATAATCCCCAGGTGCAGTTCTTTCTGGGTGACCTCTGCAGCCAGCAG gATCTGTCCCCTGCTCTGAAAGGTGTTAGCACAGTTTTTCACTGTGCGTCACCCCCACCGTTCAGTGACAACAAGGAGCTCTTTTACAGAGTGAATTACATTGGCACCAAGAATGTCATTGAAACTTGCAAAGAGGCTGGGGTTCAG AAACTCATTTTAACCAGCAGTGCCAGTGTCATCTTTGAGGGCGTCGACATCAGGAATGGAACCGAAGACCTCCCGTACGCCACGACGCCTATCGACTACTACACGGAGACTAAGATCTTGCAGGAGAAG GCAGTCCTCAGCGCCAATGACCCGGAGAGCAATTTCTTGACTGTAGCCATCCGCCCTCATGGCATTTTCGGCCCAAGGGACCCGCAGTTGGTCCCCATCCTCATCGAGGCGGCAAGGAACGGCAAGATGAAGTTTGTGATCGG AAACGGGGAGAACCTAGTGGACTTCACCTTCGTGGAGAACGTGGTCCACGGCCACATCCTGGCCGCAGAGCACCTCGCCCAGGACGCAGCCCTGTGTGGGAAG gCCTTCCACATCACCAACGACGAGCCCATCCCTTTCTGGACATTCCTGTCCCGCATCCTGACCGGCCTCAACTACGAGGCGCCCAAGTACCACATCCCCTACTGGGTGGCCTACTACCTGGCCCTCCTGCTGTCCCTGCTGGTGACACTGCTCAGCCCCATCCTCCAGCTGCGGCCCACCTTCACGCCCATGCGGGTGGCGCTAGCCGGCACCTTCCACTACTACAGCTGCGAGCGGGCCAAGAAGGCCATGGGCTACCAGCCACTGGTCACCCTGGATGAGGCCATGGAGAGGACCGTGCAGAGCTTCCGCCACCTGTGCAGGGTTGAGTGA